The Ralstonia wenshanensis genome includes a region encoding these proteins:
- a CDS encoding NADPH-dependent 2,4-dienoyl-CoA reductase yields the protein MPSSPYPHLLQPLDLGFTTLKNRVLMGSMHTGLEDGNHFDRLAAYFAERARGDVGLMVTGGFAPNIAGWTKPFAGRLATHGAARRHRTVTNAVHEEGGKIALQILHTGRYGYHPFAVAPTALRSPISPFTPRELSARGIERQIRAFVRCAQLAREAGYDGVEIMGSEGYFINQFLVTHTNKRTDDWGGSYANRMRLPVEIVQRTREAVGKDFIIIYRLSMIDLIPDGSSWEEVVQLAKAVERAGATIINTGIGWHEARIPTIATSVPRAAFAWVTKKMKGEVGIPLVTSNRINTPEVAETVLADGCADMVSMARPLLADADFVRKAATNRAQDINTCIACNQACLDHAFKAKIASCLVNPRACHETKLVIRPTPAKRRFAVVGAGPAGLSAAITLAERGHAVDLFDAAQELGGQLNMAKTIPGKEEFHEMLRYFKRRVEATGVTPRLGARVDAQQLLTAKYDEIIIATGVSPRNPKIPGQDHPSVLSYIDVLRHRKPVGKRVAIVGAGGIGFDVAEFLALDGHSPTLDLQSWRAEWGVGDPTEVRGGVDGIRPKPQTPAREIILLQRRAGKLGGGLGKTTGWIHRTSLKNLGVRMVGGVNYERISDEGLLVSYGEKREAAEWLPVDSIVLCAGQEPLRELVGPLQAGGAKVHVIGGADEALELDAKRAINQGTRLAASL from the coding sequence ATGCCCTCCTCCCCTTATCCCCACCTGCTTCAGCCCCTCGACCTTGGCTTCACCACGCTCAAGAACCGCGTGCTGATGGGTTCGATGCACACCGGGCTGGAAGATGGCAACCACTTCGACCGGCTGGCCGCCTACTTTGCCGAGCGGGCGCGCGGCGATGTCGGGCTGATGGTCACGGGCGGGTTCGCGCCCAACATTGCAGGCTGGACCAAGCCCTTTGCCGGGCGCCTGGCCACACATGGCGCGGCCCGCCGCCACCGCACGGTCACCAACGCCGTGCACGAGGAAGGCGGCAAGATCGCCCTGCAGATCCTGCACACCGGCCGCTATGGCTACCACCCGTTCGCTGTCGCGCCCACGGCGCTGCGCTCGCCCATCAGCCCGTTCACACCGCGCGAGTTGTCCGCGCGCGGCATCGAGCGGCAGATCCGCGCCTTCGTGCGGTGCGCGCAACTGGCCCGTGAAGCCGGCTACGACGGCGTCGAGATCATGGGTTCCGAGGGCTACTTCATCAACCAGTTTCTCGTCACGCACACCAACAAGCGCACGGACGACTGGGGCGGCAGCTATGCCAACCGCATGCGCCTGCCCGTGGAAATCGTCCAGCGCACGCGCGAGGCGGTCGGCAAGGATTTCATCATCATCTATCGCCTGTCGATGATCGACCTGATCCCGGACGGCAGCTCGTGGGAAGAAGTCGTACAGCTCGCCAAGGCCGTGGAGCGCGCGGGCGCCACCATCATCAACACGGGCATCGGCTGGCACGAGGCACGCATCCCCACCATTGCGACGAGCGTGCCGCGCGCGGCCTTTGCATGGGTGACGAAGAAGATGAAAGGCGAAGTCGGCATTCCGCTGGTGACGTCCAACCGCATCAACACGCCGGAGGTGGCCGAAACCGTGCTGGCCGATGGCTGCGCCGACATGGTGTCGATGGCGCGGCCGCTGCTGGCCGATGCCGACTTCGTACGCAAGGCCGCCACGAACCGCGCGCAGGACATCAACACTTGCATCGCCTGCAACCAGGCGTGCCTGGATCACGCGTTCAAGGCCAAGATTGCGAGCTGCCTCGTCAACCCGCGCGCGTGCCATGAGACCAAACTCGTCATCCGACCGACGCCCGCCAAGCGGCGGTTTGCGGTGGTGGGCGCAGGGCCTGCGGGCTTGTCGGCAGCCATCACGCTGGCCGAACGCGGGCACGCGGTCGATCTCTTCGACGCAGCCCAGGAACTCGGCGGCCAGTTGAACATGGCCAAGACGATTCCGGGCAAGGAAGAATTTCACGAGATGCTGCGCTACTTCAAGCGCCGGGTGGAGGCCACCGGCGTGACGCCACGCCTGGGTGCGCGCGTGGATGCGCAGCAATTGCTGACAGCCAAATACGACGAAATCATCATCGCGACGGGCGTATCGCCGCGCAACCCGAAGATCCCGGGGCAGGACCATCCGAGCGTGCTGTCGTACATCGATGTGCTGCGGCATCGCAAGCCGGTGGGCAAGCGCGTGGCGATTGTCGGCGCAGGCGGCATCGGATTCGACGTGGCGGAATTCCTGGCGCTCGATGGCCACTCGCCCACGCTGGATCTGCAAAGCTGGCGCGCCGAATGGGGCGTGGGTGATCCGACCGAAGTGCGTGGCGGTGTCGATGGCATCCGGCCAAAACCGCAAACACCTGCACGCGAGATCATCCTGTTGCAGCGGCGCGCCGGCAAACTCGGCGGCGGCCTGGGCAAGACCACCGGCTGGATCCACCGGACGAGCTTGAAAAACCTGGGCGTGCGCATGGTCGGCGGCGTCAACTACGAGCGCATCAGCGACGAAGGCCTACTCGTGAGCTACGGCGAAAAACGCGAAGCCGCCGAATGGCTGCCAGTCGATTCCATCGTGCTGTGTGCAGGGCAGGAGCCGCTGCGTGAACTGGTCGGGCCGCTGCAGGCGGGCGGAGCCAAGGTGCACGTCATTGGCGGCGCTGACGAAGCCCTCGAACTCGATGCCAAGCGTGCCATCAACCAAGGCACCCGCTTGGCCGCATCGTTATGA
- a CDS encoding tyrosine-type recombinase/integrase, with protein sequence MTAFTPPATPIPDLFQPSLQDWAERPAQAFEHWLAARGYRESSATVYRAMWRKWLRWAESHQCALADWSAGDIAAFLDESGLTKLHRYRYARLIERVFHQIEQQRIGTHNPASSAVQQKLAEGENDPTTFLSLAERAAIEASLEVGAHASEAAANASAFKLARDRALVAVCHGAGLKVAQVQSLLLRQVDEALESITVERPRGPSYKAPVLEAARPALAAWLAVRAHAEVPGERVFVADAGGRVMHAASVYRRVEAWLAALPALLHRSERLSPQTLRNGYTAALFDAGADPAEVGYALGLRDATSAWRLRAAYAEWQAAAHPDGQR encoded by the coding sequence TTGACCGCATTCACGCCGCCCGCCACGCCCATTCCGGATCTGTTCCAGCCCAGCCTGCAAGACTGGGCCGAGCGGCCCGCGCAAGCCTTCGAACATTGGCTGGCCGCACGCGGCTATCGCGAATCGTCGGCGACGGTATATCGCGCAATGTGGCGCAAATGGCTGCGCTGGGCCGAGTCGCACCAGTGCGCATTGGCCGATTGGAGTGCCGGCGACATCGCTGCCTTTCTCGATGAATCGGGCCTGACCAAGCTGCATCGCTACCGTTACGCGCGCCTGATCGAGCGCGTCTTCCATCAGATCGAACAACAACGTATTGGTACGCACAACCCTGCAAGCTCTGCGGTGCAGCAGAAGTTGGCCGAAGGTGAGAACGATCCGACCACGTTCCTTTCATTGGCTGAACGTGCGGCAATCGAGGCGTCACTGGAGGTGGGCGCGCACGCCAGCGAGGCCGCCGCCAACGCCAGCGCGTTCAAGCTGGCGCGCGACCGCGCACTCGTAGCCGTGTGCCATGGCGCGGGGCTCAAGGTCGCGCAGGTGCAATCGTTGCTGCTCCGTCAGGTTGATGAGGCGCTGGAGTCAATCACCGTCGAGCGCCCGCGCGGCCCGTCGTACAAGGCGCCCGTGCTTGAAGCTGCGCGCCCCGCGCTGGCCGCCTGGCTGGCGGTGCGCGCACACGCAGAGGTGCCGGGCGAGCGCGTGTTCGTCGCCGATGCGGGCGGGCGCGTCATGCACGCGGCGTCGGTGTACCGGCGCGTGGAGGCATGGCTGGCCGCGCTGCCGGCTTTGCTGCACCGCAGCGAACGGCTGTCGCCGCAGACGCTGCGCAATGGCTACACCGCCGCGCTGTTCGACGCAGGCGCGGACCCTGCTGAGGTGGGGTACGCACTGGGCCTGCGCGATGCGACTTCGGCGTGGCGTCTGCGCGCGGCCTATGCTGAGTGGCAGGCCGCCGCGCATCCCGATGGCCAGCGGTAG
- a CDS encoding methyl-accepting chemotaxis protein encodes MNRLTLRQKLWLPLVLSWLCLLLITLWSAWETRTLRLEERERDLQNISESVFSIIKDYGQMAQDGKLTADEARAQALARIKVIRYGKDGYFSINQTNSVMVMHPIKAEMNGKDMSGFTDPAGNHLFQEISRAGKSGGGFVDYLWPKPGAEAPQPKKSYVLYYQPWDWCLVTGTYMDDIATAFRASLVKALGLLFGVGFLMTVVVVAVTRSLQRQLGGEPAYAAHIAGRIAAGDLAVQVETRSGDRDSMLFAMSQMQQQLTGTIGDIKNSADSIASATKQIAAGNADLSQRTEQQASSLEETASSMEELTSIVKQNADNARQASTLAVNASDIAVKGGEVVGRVVETMSGINESSKKIADIIGVIEGIAFQTNILALNAAVEAARAGEQGRGFAVVAGEVRSLAQRSASAAKEIKELIGDSVGRVQNGSALVEEAGVVIQDVVTAVKRVTDIMGEISAASDEQSSGIEQVNQAVNQMDEVTQQNAALVEQAAAAALSLEEQAQLLRTAVGRFQV; translated from the coding sequence ATGAATCGACTCACGCTTCGTCAGAAGCTGTGGCTGCCGCTCGTCCTGAGTTGGCTTTGTCTGTTGTTGATCACGTTGTGGAGCGCCTGGGAAACCCGCACCCTGCGTCTGGAAGAACGCGAGCGCGACTTGCAGAACATCAGTGAATCCGTATTCAGCATCATCAAAGACTACGGACAGATGGCGCAAGACGGCAAGCTTACCGCTGACGAAGCGCGCGCCCAGGCCCTCGCGCGCATCAAGGTGATCCGCTACGGTAAGGATGGCTACTTCAGCATTAACCAGACCAACTCGGTGATGGTGATGCACCCGATCAAAGCCGAAATGAACGGCAAGGACATGTCGGGTTTTACCGATCCGGCAGGGAATCATCTGTTCCAGGAAATCTCTCGCGCGGGCAAGAGCGGCGGCGGTTTTGTCGATTACCTATGGCCGAAGCCCGGCGCGGAGGCACCGCAGCCGAAGAAGAGCTACGTGCTGTATTACCAGCCGTGGGATTGGTGCCTCGTCACGGGCACCTACATGGACGACATCGCGACCGCATTCCGCGCCTCGCTCGTCAAGGCGCTGGGGCTGCTGTTTGGCGTCGGCTTCCTGATGACGGTGGTGGTCGTGGCCGTTACCCGCAGCCTACAGCGCCAGTTGGGGGGCGAGCCGGCCTATGCTGCCCATATTGCCGGCCGCATCGCCGCGGGTGATCTGGCTGTGCAAGTTGAAACCCGCTCGGGCGACCGCGACAGCATGCTGTTCGCCATGTCGCAGATGCAGCAGCAACTGACCGGCACGATTGGCGACATCAAGAATTCTGCGGATTCCATTGCGAGCGCCACCAAGCAGATCGCCGCCGGCAATGCCGACCTGTCGCAGCGGACCGAGCAGCAGGCCTCGTCGCTGGAGGAGACGGCGTCGAGCATGGAAGAGCTGACGAGCATCGTGAAGCAGAACGCTGATAACGCGCGTCAGGCAAGTACGCTGGCCGTCAACGCGTCGGATATTGCAGTCAAGGGCGGCGAGGTGGTGGGGCGCGTGGTCGAGACCATGTCCGGCATCAACGAAAGCAGCAAGAAGATTGCCGACATCATTGGTGTGATCGAGGGCATCGCCTTCCAGACCAACATCCTGGCGCTGAACGCTGCCGTCGAGGCCGCGCGCGCGGGCGAGCAAGGCCGCGGCTTTGCTGTGGTGGCAGGCGAGGTGCGCAGCCTGGCGCAACGCTCAGCAAGTGCGGCCAAGGAGATCAAGGAGCTGATCGGCGATTCGGTGGGCCGTGTGCAGAACGGCTCGGCGCTGGTGGAAGAGGCCGGTGTGGTGATTCAGGACGTGGTGACCGCCGTCAAGCGCGTCACAGACATCATGGGCGAAATTTCCGCGGCGTCTGACGAGCAGAGTTCCGGCATCGAACAGGTCAACCAGGCTGTGAATCAGATGGACGAAGTGACGCAGCAGAATGCCGCGCTCGTGGAGCAGGCGGCGGCCGCAGCGCTGTCCCTGGAAGAGCAGGCGCAATTGCTGCGCACGGCAGTGGGGCGTTTCCAGGTATAA
- the otsA gene encoding alpha,alpha-trehalose-phosphate synthase (UDP-forming) has protein sequence MSRLVVVSNRVAPVTEGQGTAGGLAVGVFDALRETGGIWFGWSGETAATVSHEPNIVTKGNITYATVGLNRKDYDQYYRGFANATLWPIFHYRVDLSRYERQEYHGYRRVNAQFAHQLKALVQPDDILWVHDYHLIPFAAECRALGLTNRIGFFLHIPFPSPEILTTIPPHEDLMRALCSYDLVGFQTETDRVAFYDYIEREARGYIEQKEQNGPVHAYGHTLRAEVYPIGVHPDEIAQQAKASLARRNPFTRHANPRGERIAGQGQGQGQQPTKLIMSVDRLDYSKGLPERFRAFEQLLDDFPDHRRHVTFIQIAPTSRQDVQTYQQIRQRLEAESGRINGKHSELDWTPIRYINKQYERRVLMALFRSSQIGYVTPLRDGMNLVAKEYVAAQDPEDPGVLVLSRFAGAARELDAALIVNPYDTRGMAEALNRALTMPLEERKARYAHMMDRLRAANLTIWRERFVADLRNAPSQ, from the coding sequence ATGAGCCGGCTCGTTGTCGTCTCCAACCGTGTTGCGCCCGTTACCGAGGGCCAGGGAACCGCGGGCGGCCTGGCCGTCGGTGTGTTCGATGCGCTGCGTGAAACCGGCGGTATCTGGTTCGGCTGGAGCGGCGAAACCGCTGCCACTGTTTCGCACGAGCCGAACATCGTCACCAAGGGCAACATCACCTATGCCACCGTCGGCCTGAACCGCAAGGACTACGATCAGTACTACCGCGGCTTTGCCAACGCGACGCTGTGGCCGATCTTCCACTACCGCGTGGACCTCTCACGTTACGAGCGCCAGGAGTACCACGGCTACCGGCGCGTGAATGCGCAGTTCGCGCACCAGCTCAAGGCACTGGTGCAGCCCGATGACATCCTCTGGGTGCACGACTACCACCTGATTCCATTTGCTGCGGAGTGCCGCGCGCTGGGGCTCACCAACCGCATCGGATTCTTCCTGCACATTCCGTTTCCATCACCGGAAATCCTGACGACGATTCCGCCGCATGAAGACCTCATGCGCGCGCTGTGTTCGTACGATCTGGTCGGCTTCCAGACCGAGACCGATCGCGTGGCCTTCTACGACTATATCGAGCGGGAGGCGCGCGGCTACATCGAACAGAAGGAACAGAACGGCCCCGTGCACGCCTACGGCCACACGCTGCGCGCCGAGGTCTACCCGATCGGCGTGCATCCGGACGAGATTGCGCAGCAGGCCAAGGCGTCGCTGGCACGGCGCAATCCGTTCACGCGGCATGCGAACCCGCGCGGCGAGCGCATCGCCGGTCAGGGACAAGGTCAAGGCCAACAGCCCACGAAACTCATCATGAGCGTGGATCGGCTCGACTATTCCAAGGGGCTGCCCGAGCGTTTCCGTGCGTTCGAGCAGTTGCTGGACGATTTTCCGGACCATCGCCGCCACGTGACCTTCATCCAGATAGCACCAACGTCGCGCCAGGATGTGCAGACCTATCAGCAGATCCGGCAGCGGCTGGAGGCAGAGTCGGGGCGGATCAACGGCAAGCATTCGGAGCTGGACTGGACGCCCATCCGCTACATCAACAAGCAGTACGAACGGCGCGTGCTGATGGCGCTCTTCCGCAGCTCGCAGATCGGCTATGTCACGCCGCTGCGTGATGGCATGAACCTCGTTGCCAAGGAATACGTGGCCGCGCAAGACCCGGAAGACCCGGGCGTGCTGGTGCTGTCGCGCTTTGCCGGCGCGGCGCGCGAGTTGGATGCCGCATTGATCGTCAACCCGTATGACACGCGCGGCATGGCCGAGGCGCTGAACCGCGCATTGACGATGCCGCTGGAAGAACGCAAAGCCCGCTACGCCCACATGATGGATCGGCTGCGCGCGGCCAACCTCACCATCTGGCGCGAGCGGTTTGTGGCCGATCTGCGCAACGCGCCGTCGCAGTAG
- the galE gene encoding UDP-glucose 4-epimerase GalE, translating into MTETILLTGATGYIASHTWVELLDAGYQVIGLDNFCNSSSTVLSRIEQITAKTPKFVQGDVRDRRLLDDLFASSRISAVIHFAALKSVGESVQKPLAYYDNNMGGLVTLCAAMAHANVRQLVFSSSATVYGNPHTVPITESFPLSATNPYGQTKVMGEQVLRDLEISNAAWQIAYLRYFNPVGAHHSGLIGEDPRGIPNNLMPYVAQVAVGKREKLSIYGGDWPTPDGTGVRDYIHVVDLARGHLSALDTLRRDNRGFTVNLGTGRGYSVLEVVEAYKRASGKPVPYQIVDRRPGDIAACYADPALAASLLGWRAQYGIERMCEDSWRWQSMNPDGFQTRG; encoded by the coding sequence ATGACAGAAACCATTCTGCTGACCGGCGCTACCGGCTACATCGCCTCGCACACCTGGGTTGAGTTGCTGGACGCGGGCTACCAGGTGATCGGCCTCGACAACTTCTGCAACAGCAGCTCGACTGTGCTGTCTCGCATCGAGCAAATCACCGCCAAGACACCCAAGTTCGTTCAGGGCGACGTGCGTGACCGCCGCTTGCTCGACGACCTGTTTGCCAGTTCGCGTATCTCGGCTGTCATCCACTTTGCGGCGCTCAAGTCGGTGGGCGAATCGGTTCAGAAGCCGCTGGCCTATTACGACAACAATATGGGCGGGCTGGTCACGCTGTGCGCGGCCATGGCGCATGCGAATGTGCGCCAGCTCGTATTCAGCTCGTCGGCAACGGTGTATGGCAATCCGCATACCGTGCCGATCACCGAATCGTTTCCGCTCTCGGCCACCAACCCGTACGGCCAGACCAAGGTGATGGGAGAGCAGGTGCTGCGCGATCTGGAGATTTCCAACGCCGCCTGGCAAATCGCTTATCTGCGTTATTTCAACCCGGTGGGGGCACACCACAGCGGCCTGATCGGCGAAGACCCGCGGGGCATCCCCAACAACCTGATGCCGTACGTGGCACAGGTGGCGGTCGGCAAGCGAGAGAAGCTCTCGATCTACGGGGGTGATTGGCCCACGCCGGACGGTACCGGCGTGCGCGACTACATTCACGTGGTGGATCTGGCGCGCGGGCACCTGTCGGCGCTCGACACGCTGCGCCGTGACAACCGCGGCTTTACCGTCAACCTCGGCACGGGCCGTGGATATTCGGTTCTGGAAGTCGTGGAAGCCTACAAGCGCGCCAGCGGCAAGCCGGTGCCGTATCAGATCGTGGATCGGCGCCCCGGCGATATCGCAGCGTGCTATGCCGATCCGGCACTGGCGGCCTCGCTCTTGGGATGGCGCGCGCAATACGGCATCGAGCGCATGTGTGAAGACTCCTGGCGTTGGCAGAGCATGAATCCGGACGGTTTTCAAACCCGTGGCTGA
- the otsB gene encoding trehalose-phosphatase yields the protein MPKNVSPQSSANAAPLPSLDLGRTAFLLDFDGTLVDIAPQPDAVHVSAPLRETLAALHAASGGALAIISGRTVHDVESRLSLPGLVIAGVHGAERRYADGGFVRLSTDADALARLERELRAELTQLSTQFSGVVLESKRIAFALHYRHAPEAENAVLTVADRLARRYADHVRLQAGKMVVELKPRGASKGDVVHTLMTEPPFMGRTVLFAGDDLTDESAFDAVNALDGWSIKVGAGPSQARWRVQDAAALRAWLATLTAPAKRGAA from the coding sequence TTGCCCAAGAACGTCTCTCCTCAGTCTTCTGCCAACGCCGCTCCGCTGCCCTCACTGGACCTGGGCCGGACGGCTTTCCTGCTGGACTTTGACGGCACGCTCGTCGACATCGCGCCGCAGCCCGATGCCGTGCATGTCTCTGCGCCGTTGCGTGAAACGCTGGCCGCGCTGCACGCCGCAAGCGGCGGCGCATTGGCGATCATCAGCGGCCGCACGGTGCACGACGTGGAGTCCCGCCTGTCTCTGCCCGGCCTCGTCATCGCCGGCGTGCACGGCGCCGAACGCCGTTACGCAGACGGCGGCTTCGTGCGATTGAGCACCGACGCCGATGCACTCGCCCGGCTGGAGCGCGAGCTGCGCGCCGAACTCACGCAACTGTCGACACAGTTTTCCGGCGTGGTGCTGGAGAGCAAGCGCATCGCTTTTGCCCTGCATTACCGCCACGCGCCAGAGGCCGAGAACGCCGTGCTGACGGTGGCTGACCGCCTTGCCCGCCGCTATGCCGACCACGTGCGCCTGCAGGCCGGCAAGATGGTTGTCGAACTCAAGCCGCGCGGCGCCAGCAAAGGCGATGTAGTGCATACGCTGATGACCGAACCGCCATTCATGGGCCGCACCGTGCTGTTTGCCGGTGACGACCTGACCGATGAAAGCGCCTTCGATGCCGTCAATGCGCTGGATGGTTGGTCGATCAAGGTGGGTGCGGGCCCGAGCCAAGCGCGCTGGCGCGTGCAAGATGCCGCGGCATTGCGAGCATGGCTGGCAACGCTGACTGCCCCGGCCAAGCGAGGTGCGGCATGA
- a CDS encoding PAS domain-containing protein, translating to MDEAFIAHLIRTLAHALLPALLPFVVACAAGSLLLRLLDDLRSAMAPRTRVPLVMTALLSAVGLWAVPLLPLLAHWPLHENNAVLVMTLASFCWSLAVAALWCVLGGRAGLMRAMLLGVLLSVSGPIAVLLLAGVTSFSATAWEDAGLLAIVMVLSAMGCAAALQFALSARSGATGVAVRRPGVSLFLSVLFGTALTVDAVYTASLAGAFSPLSATPGNAPAGLRLLLVIGAVATVLAALLLGYRDRATGDTATAIAAREIRLRKETVQALNDLEQSYRRREAELVARHQLLLDGADVGLWEFDLVTRAAQFSARFAGMLGYSLKEIGPSTSEYLRLVYPDDLPMVLNRIQAHVDGNTPAYVAEFRMRHKDGSYRQIAAHGVAVRDAGGHAVRMAGSHIEVTAKAASSEVAVSAASIAAEAPETLRRHGLWESWTPVDHPAAEAVASQKESTSTPVPATTSTGGTLPSINPDALR from the coding sequence GTGGATGAGGCGTTCATCGCTCACCTGATCCGTACGCTGGCGCATGCACTGTTGCCGGCGTTGCTGCCATTTGTTGTGGCCTGCGCGGCGGGCAGTTTGCTGCTGCGGTTGCTCGATGACTTGCGCAGCGCGATGGCCCCGCGCACGCGCGTGCCGCTGGTCATGACGGCGTTGCTCTCGGCGGTTGGGCTGTGGGCGGTGCCGCTGCTGCCGCTGCTTGCGCACTGGCCCTTGCACGAAAACAACGCGGTGCTTGTGATGACGCTGGCTTCGTTCTGCTGGAGCCTTGCCGTTGCGGCATTGTGGTGTGTGCTGGGCGGCCGTGCAGGTCTGATGCGCGCCATGTTGCTTGGCGTGTTGCTGAGCGTAAGCGGGCCGATCGCGGTGTTGCTGCTGGCCGGCGTGACAAGTTTCAGCGCCACGGCTTGGGAAGACGCTGGGCTGCTCGCTATCGTCATGGTGCTGTCGGCCATGGGGTGTGCGGCGGCGCTGCAGTTTGCGCTTTCGGCACGATCGGGGGCGACTGGGGTGGCGGTGCGTCGCCCCGGCGTGAGTCTGTTTTTGAGCGTGCTGTTTGGCACCGCATTGACGGTGGATGCCGTGTACACGGCGTCGCTTGCAGGCGCGTTTTCACCGCTTTCCGCCACGCCGGGCAATGCGCCCGCTGGGTTGCGGTTATTGCTGGTGATTGGCGCGGTTGCAACCGTGCTGGCTGCGTTGCTGCTGGGCTATCGGGACCGCGCTACGGGCGACACTGCCACCGCCATCGCGGCGCGCGAAATTCGTCTGCGCAAGGAAACCGTACAAGCGCTGAACGACCTGGAGCAGAGCTACCGCCGCCGCGAAGCAGAACTCGTTGCACGTCATCAACTGCTGCTCGACGGCGCAGATGTCGGCCTTTGGGAGTTCGATCTGGTCACGCGTGCCGCGCAGTTTTCCGCCCGCTTTGCCGGGATGCTCGGCTATTCGCTGAAGGAGATTGGCCCAAGCACGAGCGAGTATCTCCGCCTCGTGTATCCGGATGATCTGCCCATGGTGCTCAATCGCATCCAAGCACATGTTGACGGCAACACGCCCGCATACGTGGCTGAATTCCGCATGCGGCACAAGGATGGGAGCTATCGCCAGATCGCTGCGCACGGGGTCGCAGTGCGAGACGCCGGTGGCCATGCCGTGCGCATGGCAGGGTCGCATATTGAGGTGACTGCAAAAGCAGCCTCGTCAGAAGTTGCCGTGTCAGCAGCTTCGATCGCTGCCGAAGCACCTGAAACGCTTCGTCGTCATGGTTTGTGGGAGTCATGGACACCCGTCGACCATCCCGCCGCAGAAGCCGTCGCATCGCAAAAGGAATCGACATCAACGCCCGTGCCCGCCACAACCTCCACAGGTGGCACGCTTCCGAGCATCAATCCTGACGCCTTGCGCTGA